A genome region from Myroides fluvii includes the following:
- a CDS encoding aldehyde dehydrogenase family protein, with protein MSNNIQFPKFKEQYGNYINGKFVDPVQGNYLDSITPINGKPFTKAAHSTEEDLILAIDAADKAFETWSKTSAAERSNILFRIADRMEENLAYLAQVETIDNGKAIRETMNADIPLAIDHFRYFAGVIRAEEGSVVELDEHTVSMIVHEPLGVVAQIIPWNFPILMAVWKLAPALAAGNCVVLKPAESTPISILVLMELIGDLVPAGVINIVNGFGSQLGQKLVTNPKISKAAFTGSTATGRLVMQYATENIIPVTLELGGKSPNVFFESIMDHDDEYLDKAIEGAVLFAFNQGEICTCPSRLLIQESIYDKFIARVIERVKAIKVGNPLDPTTMMGAQASKVQYDKISAYLKLGIEEGAELLVGGDVNHLGGDLETGYYIQPTLFKGHNKMRIFQEEIFGPVLAVTTFKDEKEAIEIANDTLYGLGAGVWTRDAHQLYQIPRAIKAGRVWVNNYHNYPAGAPFGGYKQSGIGRENHKMMLGHYRQTKNMLISYNKNKMGFF; from the coding sequence ATGTCCAATAACATTCAATTTCCCAAGTTTAAAGAGCAATACGGAAACTATATCAATGGCAAGTTTGTGGATCCTGTACAAGGAAATTATTTAGACTCGATTACGCCAATTAACGGAAAACCGTTTACTAAAGCAGCACATTCAACGGAAGAAGATTTGATTCTTGCAATTGATGCGGCGGATAAAGCATTTGAAACTTGGAGTAAGACTTCCGCTGCGGAACGCAGTAATATTCTATTTCGCATTGCTGATCGCATGGAAGAGAATTTAGCTTATTTGGCACAAGTAGAAACGATAGATAACGGAAAGGCGATTCGCGAAACAATGAATGCCGATATTCCACTAGCTATTGATCATTTTCGCTATTTTGCAGGAGTGATTCGCGCAGAAGAAGGTTCTGTAGTTGAATTAGATGAGCATACAGTTTCGATGATTGTACACGAACCTCTTGGTGTTGTGGCTCAAATTATTCCTTGGAATTTCCCGATTTTAATGGCTGTTTGGAAATTGGCTCCGGCATTGGCCGCAGGAAACTGTGTTGTTTTAAAACCCGCCGAAAGTACGCCGATTTCTATTCTGGTATTGATGGAGTTAATCGGAGACCTAGTTCCGGCTGGAGTAATCAATATTGTCAATGGTTTTGGTTCGCAATTGGGGCAAAAATTAGTGACAAATCCAAAAATTAGCAAAGCTGCTTTTACCGGATCAACAGCAACAGGTCGTTTGGTGATGCAGTATGCCACAGAAAATATCATTCCAGTTACCTTAGAATTAGGAGGGAAGTCTCCCAATGTGTTCTTCGAATCTATTATGGATCACGATGACGAATACCTAGACAAGGCCATAGAAGGAGCGGTATTATTTGCCTTTAATCAAGGAGAGATTTGTACATGTCCTTCTCGTTTGTTGATTCAGGAGAGTATTTATGATAAGTTTATCGCACGGGTGATTGAGCGCGTAAAAGCGATTAAAGTTGGAAATCCGCTAGACCCAACAACGATGATGGGGGCGCAAGCTTCAAAAGTTCAATACGACAAGATTAGCGCGTATCTAAAGCTAGGAATAGAAGAAGGTGCAGAGTTGTTAGTTGGAGGAGATGTCAATCATTTAGGCGGGGATTTAGAAACGGGATATTACATTCAACCCACCTTGTTTAAAGGACACAACAAGATGCGTATTTTCCAAGAGGAAATTTTCGGACCAGTACTAGCTGTGACCACCTTCAAAGATGAAAAAGAAGCGATTGAAATCGCGAATGACACACTATATGGTTTAGGAGCAGGAGTATGGACGCGTGATGCCCATCAATTGTACCAAATTCCAAGAGCGATAAAAGCAGGACGTGTTTGGGTAAACAACTATCACAATTATCCTGCAGGTGCTCCATTTGGCGGATATAAACAATCGGGGATTGGACGTGAAAACCACAAAATGATGTTGGGACACTATCGTCAAACAAAAAACATGTTGATTTCATACAACAAGAATAAAATGGGATTCTTTTAA
- a CDS encoding YiiX/YebB-like N1pC/P60 family cysteine hydrolase, giving the protein MKKILALIGLLCTISYAQQTPFKEGDLIFQELKCGPLCDAINEVTYGYEGLNFNHMGMVIEYEGSLQVIEATWPAVCITPLDQFLNKTPEPMYLGRIIKKHEKLIPKAKEFALKQVGVPYDDNYLYANGKYYCSELIYDAFKSANKNKEFFKMYPMTYRSKYTGEFFPVWVQYFEKLDQVIPEGALGCNPAGITWSKNITISGPIVP; this is encoded by the coding sequence ATGAAAAAAATACTTGCGCTTATTGGTTTACTATGCACAATAAGCTACGCACAACAGACCCCGTTTAAAGAAGGCGATTTGATTTTTCAAGAGCTAAAATGTGGACCTTTGTGTGATGCGATTAACGAGGTAACGTATGGATATGAAGGACTAAACTTCAATCATATGGGAATGGTCATTGAGTATGAAGGTAGTTTGCAAGTTATCGAAGCCACTTGGCCCGCAGTATGCATCACGCCTTTGGATCAATTTCTAAATAAAACGCCAGAACCCATGTATTTAGGGCGCATTATCAAAAAGCACGAGAAATTAATTCCAAAAGCAAAGGAATTCGCCTTAAAACAAGTTGGAGTTCCGTATGACGATAATTACCTATATGCCAATGGCAAATACTATTGTTCTGAACTTATCTACGATGCATTTAAATCGGCCAATAAAAACAAAGAATTCTTTAAGATGTACCCCATGACTTACCGTTCAAAATATACCGGAGAGTTCTTTCCCGTGTGGGTACAATACTTCGAAAAATTAGACCAAGTCATTCCCGAAGGAGCATTAGGATGCAATCCCGCGGGAATTACTTGGTCCAAAAACATCACAATCTCAGGTCCTATCGTCCCTTAG
- a CDS encoding thioredoxin family protein — protein sequence MNKVEIKDLNNSFSYAAFRAYVSDALQHNPDKLNLSADYLPYAELNEARLHRLDKTLRVEPEVALVMENLGKEYIWLVISESWCGDAAQSVPMLNKMAELTGKVELRLVFRDQNLELMDQYLTNGGRAIPKLLIVDKETLAVLGHWGPRPADAVQLVNDYKTEHGKFDEDGIILLNKWYTKNKGQQVQQEVAALMTSIDI from the coding sequence ATGAACAAAGTCGAGATAAAAGATTTGAATAATAGTTTTTCTTATGCGGCGTTTCGTGCCTATGTTTCAGACGCTTTGCAGCATAATCCTGATAAGTTGAATTTGTCTGCTGACTATTTGCCTTATGCAGAATTAAACGAAGCGCGTTTACACCGTTTGGACAAAACCTTGCGTGTTGAACCTGAAGTTGCTCTAGTCATGGAAAATTTGGGCAAAGAGTATATTTGGTTGGTGATTTCAGAAAGTTGGTGTGGCGATGCAGCTCAATCGGTACCTATGTTGAACAAAATGGCTGAGCTTACAGGAAAAGTAGAATTGCGCCTTGTGTTTCGCGACCAAAATTTGGAATTGATGGATCAATACCTAACGAATGGTGGTAGAGCAATTCCAAAGTTGTTGATTGTCGATAAAGAAACGCTTGCCGTTCTTGGACATTGGGGACCTCGTCCTGCTGATGCAGTACAGTTAGTCAACGATTATAAAACAGAACACGGAAAGTTTGACGAAGATGGCATTATCTTGTTAAACAAGTGGTACACAAAAAATAAAGGTCAACAAGTACAACAAGAAGTTGCCGCCCTGATGACCTCCATTGATATTTAA
- a CDS encoding patatin-like phospholipase family protein: MKTPKIGLALSGGGYKGIAHAGVLSFLVEQDIKPKILAGTSAGSIVSCLYSVGLTPREILNFFKSVNILNWHFFTFKKAGLIDSNAFEKYLFSIFENRTLDDLPIPVLINSTDIAKGEVHVFAPHTRVIDAILASSAFPAIFSPHTIDEQLYSDGGILNNFATDLIREDCDLLIGSNVCPIEQLDKKNLTSLRSVAIRAYDLMAANHNRTQSALCDWLIESHHITQYSTFERNKQRMDEIFDLGYLAAARSFKNHEDKFAKAVL, translated from the coding sequence ATGAAAACCCCAAAAATAGGTTTGGCTCTATCTGGAGGAGGCTATAAAGGGATAGCGCATGCCGGTGTGCTATCGTTCTTAGTTGAGCAAGACATCAAACCTAAAATCCTTGCTGGAACAAGTGCTGGATCAATTGTATCCTGCTTGTATTCCGTCGGATTAACCCCTCGTGAAATATTGAATTTCTTTAAATCAGTTAATATTTTAAATTGGCATTTTTTCACCTTTAAAAAAGCGGGGTTGATTGATTCCAATGCATTTGAAAAATATCTATTTTCTATTTTTGAAAACAGAACCTTAGACGACCTTCCCATTCCCGTTTTAATTAACTCAACAGATATTGCCAAAGGAGAAGTTCACGTTTTTGCCCCTCACACGCGTGTGATTGATGCGATTTTGGCTTCTAGTGCTTTTCCTGCCATTTTTTCTCCTCATACCATCGATGAACAGCTGTATAGCGATGGCGGTATTCTCAATAATTTTGCAACGGATTTAATTCGAGAGGATTGTGATTTGCTGATTGGGAGTAATGTTTGTCCGATTGAGCAATTGGATAAGAAAAATCTAACTTCGCTGAGATCCGTTGCTATTAGAGCCTATGATTTAATGGCGGCGAATCACAACCGCACGCAATCAGCCTTGTGTGATTGGCTAATCGAATCACATCACATCACGCAATATTCTACTTTTGAACGAAATAAGCAGCGGATGGATGAAATTTTTGACTTGGGATATTTAGCGGCGGCACGATCCTTTAAAAATCATGAGGATAAATTCGCAAAAGCTGTTTTATAG
- the pyrH gene encoding UMP kinase, whose amino-acid sequence MKYKRILLKLSGEALMGENQYGIDPKRLAEYAAEVKKVHDLGVEIAIVIGGGNIFRGVAGASVGMDRVQGDYMGMLATIINGMALQGALEDAGMLTRLQTALKIEAVAEPYIKRRAVRHLEKGRIVIFGAGTGNPYFTTDTAAVLRGVEINADVILKGTRVDGVYNADPEKDPTAVKFEQITFSDVLTKGLNVMDTTAFTLSRENELPIVVFDMNKENNLLKVCQGDDSVGTTVSVNIN is encoded by the coding sequence ATGAAATACAAAAGAATTCTGCTAAAACTAAGTGGAGAGGCTTTAATGGGAGAGAATCAATATGGAATTGACCCTAAGAGATTGGCTGAGTACGCAGCTGAAGTAAAAAAAGTACACGATTTAGGTGTTGAAATAGCGATTGTTATTGGTGGTGGAAATATTTTTAGAGGAGTGGCAGGAGCAAGTGTAGGCATGGATCGCGTTCAAGGTGATTATATGGGGATGTTGGCAACCATCATCAACGGAATGGCTTTACAAGGCGCTTTAGAAGATGCAGGTATGCTTACTCGTTTGCAAACAGCCTTAAAAATTGAAGCAGTTGCTGAGCCTTACATCAAAAGAAGAGCTGTTCGTCACTTGGAAAAAGGTAGAATTGTAATTTTTGGTGCTGGAACAGGGAACCCTTATTTCACAACAGATACAGCCGCAGTACTAAGAGGAGTTGAAATCAATGCCGATGTTATTTTAAAAGGAACTCGTGTTGACGGTGTGTACAATGCTGACCCTGAAAAAGATCCGACAGCTGTTAAATTTGAGCAAATCACTTTTAGCGATGTATTGACAAAAGGATTAAATGTGATGGATACTACGGCATTTACATTGAGTAGAGAAAACGAATTGCCAATTGTGGTATTCGACATGAATAAAGAAAATAATTTACTAAAAGTTTGCCAAGGAGATGACTCCGTAGGAACTACTGTTTCCGTAAACATTAATTAA
- the frr gene encoding ribosome recycling factor: protein MTEEIDLIIASAKEAMDGSIAHLEKSLLNIRAGKASPQMLGGVFVDYYGSQTPLSQVASVNVPDARTLTVTPWEKSMLQPIEKAIMIANLGLNPMNNGDNIIINIPALTEERRKDLVKQAKSEAEEAKIGIRNARKDANNDIKKEEKNGVSEDVCKDAEEQVQKITDAYVKKIEDILVKKEEEILKV, encoded by the coding sequence ATGACAGAAGAAATAGATTTAATTATTGCGAGTGCAAAAGAGGCAATGGACGGTTCTATTGCTCACTTAGAAAAATCGTTATTAAATATTCGTGCTGGAAAAGCATCACCTCAAATGTTAGGTGGCGTTTTTGTAGACTACTACGGTTCTCAAACGCCTTTATCACAAGTAGCTAGTGTAAACGTTCCTGATGCGCGTACGTTAACAGTAACACCGTGGGAAAAAAGCATGTTACAACCTATCGAAAAAGCGATTATGATCGCTAATTTAGGGTTGAATCCAATGAACAATGGAGACAACATCATCATCAACATCCCAGCTTTAACTGAAGAAAGACGTAAAGATTTGGTAAAACAAGCAAAATCAGAAGCAGAAGAGGCAAAAATTGGTATCCGCAATGCGCGTAAAGACGCAAATAACGATATCAAAAAAGAAGAGAAAAACGGAGTATCTGAAGATGTTTGTAAAGATGCCGAAGAGCAAGTACAAAAAATCACAGACGCTTACGTAAAGAAAATTGAAGATATTTTAGTGAAAAAAGAAGAAGAAATTCTTAAAGTATAA
- the asnS gene encoding asparagine--tRNA ligase, with product MKHTKIIDLLTGKALLHEVKAKGWVKTFRNNQFIALNDGSTINNIQCVVDLDKFPAELLKKIHTGAAISVRGTLTESRGAGQNVEIQVENLKVYGESNPEEYPIQPKKHSLEFLRENAHLRIRTNIFGAIMRVRSTLSFAVHKYFQENGFFYFNAPIITGSDAEGAGEMFKVTNFNLNKLPKNEEGTVDFTEDFFGKATNLTVSGQLEAETYAMALGSVYTFGPTFRAENSNTSRHLAEFWMIEPEVAFNKLADNMDLAEDFIKYVINYTLEKCQDDLLFLEQRLQEEEKNKPQAERSELSLLDKLRFVTENNFKRVSYTEAVDILKASKPNKNKKFNYIIEEWGADLQSEHERYLVEKHFKCPVILFDYPADIKAFYMRMNEDGKTVRAMDILFPGIGEIVGGSEREERYDVLLDKIEKMGIDKEELWWYLDTRKFGTAPHSGFGLGFERLVLFVTGMTNIRDVIPFPRTPQNASF from the coding sequence ATGAAACACACCAAAATTATCGATCTACTTACTGGAAAGGCACTCTTGCATGAAGTAAAAGCAAAAGGCTGGGTAAAGACATTTAGAAACAACCAATTTATTGCTTTAAATGATGGATCGACAATCAATAACATACAATGTGTTGTTGACTTAGATAAGTTTCCTGCTGAATTACTTAAAAAAATTCACACAGGAGCAGCTATTTCTGTAAGAGGTACCTTAACTGAAAGTAGAGGAGCTGGACAAAATGTAGAAATCCAAGTTGAAAACTTAAAAGTTTATGGTGAATCCAATCCAGAAGAGTATCCAATTCAACCGAAAAAACACTCTTTAGAGTTTTTACGCGAGAATGCACACTTGCGAATTAGAACAAACATTTTTGGTGCAATTATGCGTGTGAGAAGTACGCTTTCTTTTGCGGTACACAAATATTTCCAAGAAAACGGTTTCTTCTACTTTAACGCGCCTATTATTACAGGTTCAGATGCCGAAGGAGCTGGAGAAATGTTTAAAGTAACTAATTTCAATTTAAATAAACTGCCGAAAAACGAAGAAGGTACTGTTGATTTCACTGAAGATTTCTTTGGTAAAGCGACCAACTTAACTGTTTCTGGACAATTGGAAGCAGAAACTTATGCTATGGCATTGGGTTCTGTTTATACCTTTGGCCCAACATTTCGTGCAGAAAACTCAAACACATCGCGTCACTTAGCTGAATTTTGGATGATCGAACCAGAAGTTGCGTTCAACAAATTAGCAGACAACATGGATTTAGCAGAAGATTTCATTAAATACGTTATCAATTACACGCTAGAGAAATGTCAAGATGATTTACTTTTCTTAGAACAGCGTTTACAAGAAGAAGAAAAAAACAAACCACAAGCGGAACGCAGTGAGTTATCCTTACTGGACAAATTGCGTTTTGTTACGGAAAACAATTTTAAACGCGTAAGCTATACAGAAGCAGTTGATATTTTAAAAGCTTCTAAACCAAATAAAAATAAGAAATTCAACTATATCATCGAAGAATGGGGTGCTGATTTACAAAGTGAGCACGAGCGTTATTTAGTAGAGAAACACTTTAAATGTCCGGTAATCTTATTTGATTATCCTGCAGATATTAAGGCCTTCTACATGCGTATGAATGAAGATGGAAAAACAGTTCGCGCAATGGACATCTTATTCCCTGGAATTGGAGAAATTGTAGGAGGATCTGAACGAGAAGAACGCTATGACGTTTTATTAGATAAAATCGAGAAGATGGGCATCGACAAAGAAGAACTTTGGTGGTACCTAGATACGCGTAAATTTGGTACAGCTCCACACAGTGGATTTGGTCTAGGATTTGAGCGTTTAGTTCTATTCGTTACAGGGATGACAAACATCAGAGATGTAATCCCATTTCCTAGAACTCCGCAAAATGCGTCATTCTAA
- the rpoN gene encoding RNA polymerase factor sigma-54: MLKQSLQLKLSQKLSPQQIQLMKLIQLPTLAFEQRLKEELIENPALETGKEETGDDFDNLDNDFEDFDSEHIDTEDINIDDYLSDDEIPDYKLQANNYSSEDDDYEAPIIATESFHQNLINQLNTFILSEDDRAIAEFLVGSMDEMGYIRRDIQDIVDDLAFTQGIYTDTKTVENILNIVHELEPIGVGARDLQECLLLQLKHKTPTDAITVAKDIIENQFDAFTKKHYDKLLSRYNITKDQLRKAIDEIERLNPKPGGAYTGSNRFIEQVIPDFTIKIVDGEIELTLNNRNAPELHISRDYQEMLQTYKDSSQASASQKDAVQFIKQKLDGAKWFIDAIKQRHETLYVTMSAIIHYQQQYFLTGDETKLKPMILKDIADLVGLDISTISRVANSKYVETPYGTKLIKHFFSEAMMNDQGEEVSTIEIKKILETIISEEDTRKPYPDEKIAELLKEKGYPIARRTVAKYREQLDIPVARMRKRI; this comes from the coding sequence ATGCTAAAACAAAGTTTACAACTTAAATTATCGCAGAAATTATCTCCTCAACAAATCCAGTTGATGAAGCTAATTCAATTGCCTACTTTAGCCTTTGAACAAAGGTTGAAAGAAGAGCTAATTGAAAATCCTGCCCTGGAAACAGGAAAGGAAGAAACTGGAGATGACTTTGATAATCTAGATAATGATTTTGAAGACTTTGACAGCGAACACATTGACACCGAAGACATCAATATTGATGACTACCTCAGCGATGATGAGATTCCAGATTACAAGTTGCAAGCCAACAACTACAGCTCAGAAGACGATGACTATGAGGCCCCTATTATTGCGACAGAATCTTTTCATCAAAATTTAATCAATCAGTTAAATACTTTCATCCTTTCAGAAGACGATCGCGCTATTGCTGAGTTCTTAGTGGGAAGTATGGATGAAATGGGATATATCCGTCGAGATATACAAGATATTGTAGATGATTTGGCCTTCACACAAGGCATTTATACAGACACAAAGACTGTTGAAAACATCTTGAATATTGTACATGAACTTGAACCTATCGGTGTAGGAGCACGTGATTTACAGGAGTGTTTACTATTACAATTAAAACACAAAACACCCACCGATGCCATTACTGTAGCCAAAGATATCATTGAAAATCAATTCGATGCCTTTACAAAAAAGCATTACGACAAACTTCTTTCGCGCTATAATATTACCAAAGATCAATTGCGAAAAGCCATTGACGAAATTGAACGACTCAATCCAAAACCTGGGGGAGCCTACACAGGATCGAATCGTTTTATTGAGCAAGTTATCCCAGATTTTACCATCAAAATTGTCGATGGAGAAATTGAATTGACCCTGAATAATAGAAATGCACCTGAATTACATATTTCTCGTGATTACCAAGAAATGTTACAAACCTACAAAGATTCTTCACAGGCGAGTGCTTCTCAAAAAGATGCCGTTCAATTCATCAAACAAAAACTTGATGGAGCTAAGTGGTTCATTGATGCAATCAAACAACGTCATGAGACTCTTTATGTAACCATGAGTGCTATTATACATTATCAACAACAGTATTTTTTAACTGGAGATGAAACCAAGTTAAAACCAATGATTCTAAAAGATATTGCAGATTTAGTTGGCTTGGATATCTCTACCATTTCACGTGTAGCTAATAGCAAATATGTAGAAACTCCTTATGGTACGAAATTAATCAAACACTTCTTTTCAGAAGCCATGATGAATGATCAAGGAGAAGAGGTTTCTACCATCGAAATTAAGAAAATATTGGAAACGATTATTTCAGAGGAAGATACTAGAAAACCTTATCCCGATGAAAAGATAGCCGAATTACTAAAAGAAAAAGGATATCCCATTGCCCGAAGAACGGTTGCTAAATACAGAGAACAACTGGATATTCCAGTAGCGCGAATGCGCAAGAGAATTTAA
- a CDS encoding porin family protein: MKNVFLLVLCCLISSFSFGQEIEGVDELSSKKDSVALDYKYREDQFYFGLSHTLMQGKPAGFTGNSVSLGVDIGFLRDFPINKSRTLAIAPGVGFSYQNLRNNFGLAEDGSYTTLESYKSNSLSLHMLDLPIELRWRSSTPESHKFWRTYVGFKASYVLGNRLKTATDTYSTTIRGDENINKWLLGMYVGAGFNTWNFYAYYGLNTIYKDTPIKGDTEGLRLFKVGVIFYIL, encoded by the coding sequence ATGAAGAACGTCTTTTTGCTAGTGCTGTGTTGTTTGATCTCCTCTTTTTCTTTTGGACAAGAAATTGAGGGAGTGGATGAATTATCTAGTAAAAAGGATAGTGTAGCGCTCGATTACAAGTATAGAGAGGATCAATTTTACTTTGGATTATCTCATACGTTGATGCAGGGAAAACCCGCTGGGTTTACAGGAAACTCAGTTTCTTTGGGGGTTGACATAGGGTTTTTGCGCGATTTTCCAATTAATAAAAGTCGTACACTAGCGATTGCTCCAGGTGTTGGATTTTCGTATCAAAATTTGCGCAATAACTTTGGGTTGGCAGAAGATGGGAGTTATACCACGTTGGAAAGTTATAAGAGCAATAGCCTTTCGCTGCATATGTTAGATTTACCCATCGAATTGAGATGGAGAAGCTCTACGCCAGAGAGTCATAAATTTTGGCGCACCTATGTAGGATTCAAAGCGAGTTACGTATTAGGTAATCGACTAAAAACGGCAACAGATACTTATTCAACAACGATACGTGGAGATGAAAATATCAACAAATGGCTGTTGGGTATGTATGTAGGGGCAGGATTTAATACGTGGAATTTTTACGCCTATTACGGTTTAAATACAATCTATAAAGATACTCCGATTAAAGGGGATACCGAAGGGCTTCGCCTGTTTAAGGTAGGTGTTATTTTTTATATTTTATAA
- a CDS encoding DUF3078 domain-containing protein, with protein MNKLGKIAFFSSVVSISSMGALAQEGQPVAMPTQPQAQVAQDTVKVQENPFNPLMNFLPRKNYAEEDLLMSYMNIGTREDLAFFKPEVFVERSKPKYTQIKTKFNPQIQLSAIPVNNEIIGYWEKKNRVGLDFNQIAFVNWSAGGDNSISGLLKGDFSRKYIKGRLIWDNTLNVRYGVNKQSDRELRKTDDVLELNSTFGYKSSAASDWYYVSKLNFKTQFTDGFNYPNTDDPVSRWLAPAYLFVGVGGEYMDSKTGIKYYISPLTYKGTFVNDQRLADQGAFGVDSAVKDDEGNILKHGKRSKSEIGLLLSTEWRKEVFTNIFIDTKLTLYSDYINQFGNIDVMWDLKLDMKVNDFVRANVGINLIYDDDVKNKVERGGVQIIEGPKVQFKQTLGVGLVYLF; from the coding sequence TTGAATAAGTTAGGAAAGATTGCTTTTTTTTCTTCTGTAGTAAGTATATCTAGCATGGGTGCGTTGGCTCAAGAAGGACAACCCGTTGCTATGCCTACTCAACCTCAAGCACAAGTGGCTCAAGATACAGTAAAAGTACAAGAGAATCCCTTCAATCCCTTAATGAATTTTTTGCCACGTAAGAATTACGCAGAAGAAGATTTGCTGATGAGCTATATGAATATTGGGACTAGAGAGGATTTAGCCTTTTTTAAACCAGAGGTTTTTGTGGAGCGTAGCAAACCCAAATACACTCAAATAAAGACTAAATTTAATCCGCAGATTCAATTGTCTGCTATTCCAGTGAATAATGAAATTATTGGGTATTGGGAAAAGAAGAATCGAGTAGGGTTGGATTTTAATCAAATTGCTTTTGTCAATTGGAGTGCAGGTGGAGATAACTCTATTTCAGGCCTGCTAAAAGGAGATTTTAGCAGAAAGTATATCAAAGGGCGTTTAATATGGGATAATACCTTAAATGTGCGCTATGGGGTAAATAAACAGTCTGATCGCGAGTTGCGCAAAACCGATGACGTTTTAGAGCTCAATTCTACTTTTGGATACAAATCGTCGGCTGCATCGGATTGGTACTATGTATCGAAACTGAATTTTAAAACGCAGTTTACCGATGGATTCAATTACCCGAATACAGATGATCCTGTATCAAGATGGTTAGCGCCTGCTTATCTATTTGTCGGGGTCGGAGGAGAATATATGGATTCAAAAACGGGAATTAAGTATTATATTTCACCTTTAACTTATAAAGGAACCTTTGTTAATGATCAACGATTAGCTGATCAAGGTGCTTTTGGTGTTGATTCAGCGGTTAAAGACGATGAAGGAAATATACTCAAACACGGAAAACGTTCAAAATCAGAAATCGGTCTGTTGTTGAGTACGGAATGGAGAAAAGAAGTGTTTACGAATATATTTATTGATACTAAATTGACGCTGTATAGCGATTATATCAATCAATTTGGTAATATTGATGTGATGTGGGACTTAAAACTCGACATGAAAGTCAATGATTTTGTACGTGCCAATGTGGGGATTAACCTGATTTACGATGACGACGTTAAAAATAAGGTAGAGCGCGGAGGAGTACAAATAATAGAAGGACCTAAAGTTCAGTTTAAACAAACACTAGGGGTAGGGCTAGTCTATTTATTTTAA